The Ramlibacter algicola genome segment GATGCGCGCATGCCGCCCGAGATGCGGTGGCCCTTGAGCTGCACCATGCCGCGGTCCTGCGCCCCCTTCAGGAAGGCCGCGTCGAGCGCCGTGTCCTTCAGGTGGAAGGGGATGTTCATCAGCGAGCGGTCCTGCAGCGCCACTTCGTTGCGGAAGAAGCGGCTCTGGTCCAGGAAGTCGTACAGCAGCTTCGCCTTCGCACGGTTGTGCTGCTCCACCGCCGGCAGGCCGCCGAGGTCCTTCACGTGCCGCAGCACCAGCCCCGCGACGTAGATCGCGTACGTCGGCGGCGTGTTGTACATGGAGTCGTGCTCCGCCTGCAGCCTGTAGTCGAAGGCGGACGGCGTGATCGGCAGCGCGTGCCCCAGCAGGTCGTCGCGCACGATCACGACCGTCAGGCCCGACGGCCCCATGTTCTTCTGTGCGCCGGCGTAGATCAGCCCGTAGCGCGACACGTCGATGGGCCGCGACAGGATGTCGGACGACATGTCCGCCACCAGCGGCACGCCGGCGGTGTCGGGCGTCCAGTGGTACTGCACGCCGCGGATCGTTTCGTTCGAGCAGACGTGCACGTAGGCGGCGCCGGGGTCCAGCCGCCACGTGTCACGCGCGGGGATGCGCGTGAAGTTCGTGTCCTGCGAGGTCGCGGCGACGTTGACGGTGCCGAACTTGCGCGCCTCGGCCAGCGAGCGCTCCGACCAGTCGCCGGTGGAGACGTAGTCGGCGCGGCCCGTGCGCCCGATCAGGTTCATCGGGACGATCGCGTTCTCGCCGATCGCACCGCCCTGCATGAACAGCACCTTGTAGTTGCCCGGGATGCCGAGCAGCTCGCGCAGCAGCGCTTCGGCTTCGGCATGGATCGCGATGAATTCCTTGCCGCGGTGGCTCATCTCCATCACGGACATGCCGCTGCCGTTCCAGTCCAGCATCTCGGCGGCGGCACGCCGCAACACGGGTTCGGGCAAGACGGCCGGGCCGGCACTGAAGTTGAAGACGCGCGACATGGAATGCAATGAAGGGAAGCGGGACAGCATACAAGAAGGAAGAAGGCGCGCGCTCCCTCCGCTCAGGCCAGCGCGTGACGCGGACGCCGGCTGCACCACCATTGCAGTTCGCCGAACGCGAACACGACGAGCGCCTGCAGCGCGATCCACGCGCCGCCCGCGAGGCTGGGGTGCAGCCAGGGCCCGGCCAGCGCGGCGACGCACAGCAGCGCCCAGCCGATGTTGCCGAACGCGAACAGCAGCACCAGCGGCCGCGGCGGCTCGGCGCGGCTGGCGGCCCACGCCACCAGCGCGCCGTAGGCGAGATAGAACAGGCCGGTCTCGAAGAGCAGTGCCGAGGGCAAGGCCAGGACGCGCGACAAGGTGTCGACGGCCGCGACGTGGATCACCCCGCAGGCCACGGAGGTGGCGGCGTCCGCCCACAGGACGCGGCGCAGGAGGGTCGTGGAAGCTTGCATGGTCTCTCCTTGGAAGTGGAGCCCGGATGCTCGGTGCCCCCATGCGCCCGGTCCATGACGTGCGAGGTCATGGAACGGGCCTGCCACAAGCCCTAGCATGGCGCCATGCAAGCTGCCCTCCAGCCGTCCCGCCGCGCGTCCCTCCAGCCCTTCGGCGCCCACCTGCGGCACTGGCGCCAGCACCGGCGCCTGAGCCAGCAGGCGCTGGCCGAGGAAGCCGAGGTGTCGACGCGCCACCTGAGCTTCGTCGAGACCGGCCGGTCCGCACCGAGCCGCGAGATGGTGATCCGCCTGGCCGCGCGCCTGGAGGTGCCGCTTCGCGAACGCAACGCGATGCTCGTCGCCGCCGGCTACGCGCCCATGTACCGCGAGCGGCCGTTCGACGACCCCGAACTCGCGCCCGCGCGCCAGGCGGTGGAGCAGATCCTGCGCGCGCACGAACCGTGGCCGGCGTTGGCGGCCGATCGCCACTGGAACCTGGTCGCGACCAACCGGATGCTGCCCCACCTGCTGGCGGGCGCGGACCCCGCGCTGCTCACGCCACCGGTGAACGTGCTGCGCATCAGCCTGGACCCGCGAGGCGTCGCCTCCTCCATCGTCAACCTCGCCCAGTGGCGCGGGCACCTGCTGGAGCGCCTGCGGCAGCAGGTGCACGCCACCGGCGACGGCGTGCTGGCGTCGCTGCTGGAGGAACTGCTCGCGCTGCCCGCTCCCCCGGACGATGCCGACGGCAAGCTGCCCGGCGAGCACGTGGGCATCGCGCTGCCACTGCGGCTGAGGACGGCGAGCGGCGAGGTGCTGAACCTGCTCAGCACGACGACGGTCTTCGGCACCGCGGTCGACGTGACCTTGCAGGAACTGACGCTGGAAACCTTCCTGCCGGCCGATGCGCAGACGGCCAATGCGCTGCGCCGGCTCGGCGAGTCGCTGCCCGCCTA includes the following:
- the serC gene encoding 3-phosphoserine/phosphohydroxythreonine transaminase, encoding MSRVFNFSAGPAVLPEPVLRRAAAEMLDWNGSGMSVMEMSHRGKEFIAIHAEAEALLRELLGIPGNYKVLFMQGGAIGENAIVPMNLIGRTGRADYVSTGDWSERSLAEARKFGTVNVAATSQDTNFTRIPARDTWRLDPGAAYVHVCSNETIRGVQYHWTPDTAGVPLVADMSSDILSRPIDVSRYGLIYAGAQKNMGPSGLTVVIVRDDLLGHALPITPSAFDYRLQAEHDSMYNTPPTYAIYVAGLVLRHVKDLGGLPAVEQHNRAKAKLLYDFLDQSRFFRNEVALQDRSLMNIPFHLKDTALDAAFLKGAQDRGMVQLKGHRISGGMRASIYNAMPIEGVQALVKYMQEFEREHG
- a CDS encoding helix-turn-helix domain-containing protein, with translation MQAALQPSRRASLQPFGAHLRHWRQHRRLSQQALAEEAEVSTRHLSFVETGRSAPSREMVIRLAARLEVPLRERNAMLVAAGYAPMYRERPFDDPELAPARQAVEQILRAHEPWPALAADRHWNLVATNRMLPHLLAGADPALLTPPVNVLRISLDPRGVASSIVNLAQWRGHLLERLRQQVHATGDGVLASLLEELLALPAPPDDADGKLPGEHVGIALPLRLRTASGEVLNLLSTTTVFGTAVDVTLQELTLETFLPADAQTANALRRLGESLPA